The Acidiferrobacteraceae bacterium genome contains a region encoding:
- a CDS encoding LapA family protein yields MTRIFYLVLAMVVFLVGLTFAYQNHQTVDLNYYFGWHWSAPLSLMIILALILGVAIGYLVTLRRTLVLRGQLAQARRQIRQVEQEVENLRSLPIKDVI; encoded by the coding sequence ATGACGCGAATTTTCTACCTGGTGCTTGCAATGGTCGTCTTCCTGGTCGGGTTGACATTCGCCTACCAGAATCACCAGACGGTGGATCTGAATTACTATTTCGGGTGGCACTGGTCGGCGCCCCTGTCGCTGATGATCATCCTGGCACTGATTCTCGGAGTCGCCATCGGATACCTGGTAACCCTGCGGCGGACCCTGGTCCTGCGTGGACAGCTGGCCCAGGCCCGGCGACAGATCCGGCAGGTTGAACAGGAAGTGGAAAACCTCCGGTCCCTGCCGATTAAAGATGTTATCTAG
- a CDS encoding integration host factor subunit beta: MTKSELIDSLAASQPQLEYKDVELAVKELLEQMSAALAAGERIEVRGFGSFSLHYRPPRVGRNPKTGSAVHVADKYVPHFKPGKELRDRVKDMAGQPQKGATGGDDI; the protein is encoded by the coding sequence ATGACAAAGTCAGAACTCATAGATAGCCTCGCGGCCTCGCAGCCGCAACTCGAATACAAGGATGTCGAACTCGCGGTCAAGGAACTGCTCGAGCAGATGTCCGCCGCCCTGGCGGCAGGCGAACGCATCGAGGTACGTGGCTTCGGCAGTTTTTCGCTGCACTACCGTCCACCGCGGGTGGGCCGGAATCCCAAGACCGGTTCCGCTGTGCACGTAGCTGACAAGTACGTGCCCCACTTCAAACCGGGCAAGGAATTGCGTGACCGGGTGAAGGATATGGCCGGCCAACCGCAAAAGGGCGCTACCGGCGGTGACGACATTTAG
- the lapB gene encoding lipopolysaccharide assembly protein LapB: protein MLSSLIQLLWLLLPVAAASGWYAGRREGRRAAARSSERGTLPEAYFRGLNFLLNEQQDKAIEVFIKMLEVNSETVETHLALGNLFRRRGEVERAIRIHQNLIARPALDREQRSLALLELGQDYLKAGLFDRAENLFTELVENRMHGDQSLRLLLHIYQQEKEWEKAIATSQRLARLTGKSMDVVIAHYYCELAQAGIDARDFRTARHQLRKALGSDANCVRATILLGDVEAAEHRDPEAIRTWKRVEEQDPLFLGEVAHRIADAYRRLNDLSGLYAYFEGAKNRERAVPLMLELADLTRDRDGIDAAERFVVEWLRRYPSVQGLKRLIELNMLQAEGRAREDLTLLKGIIEKLAEQRQGYACQQCGFRGRSLYWMCPSCNQWNTIKPVDDTVADT, encoded by the coding sequence ATGTTATCTAGCCTGATCCAACTGTTGTGGCTGTTGCTGCCGGTCGCGGCGGCATCGGGCTGGTATGCCGGGCGGCGAGAGGGGCGGCGTGCGGCTGCGCGCTCGTCGGAGCGGGGAACCCTTCCCGAGGCCTACTTCCGCGGCCTCAACTTCCTGCTGAACGAGCAGCAGGACAAGGCGATTGAAGTATTCATCAAGATGCTGGAAGTAAACTCCGAGACGGTGGAGACGCATCTTGCCCTCGGAAATCTTTTTCGGCGCCGGGGTGAAGTCGAACGCGCGATCCGGATTCACCAGAACCTCATCGCCCGCCCGGCCCTCGACCGCGAACAACGCTCGCTTGCTCTGCTCGAACTGGGCCAGGACTACCTGAAAGCCGGGCTGTTCGATCGCGCGGAGAACCTGTTTACAGAACTGGTCGAAAACCGCATGCACGGCGACCAGTCGCTGCGCCTGCTTTTGCACATCTATCAGCAGGAAAAGGAGTGGGAGAAGGCGATCGCCACGAGCCAGCGCCTGGCGCGGCTGACGGGGAAATCCATGGATGTCGTCATCGCCCACTATTACTGTGAGTTGGCACAGGCGGGGATTGATGCGAGAGATTTTCGTACTGCGCGACACCAGCTCCGCAAGGCCCTCGGCAGTGATGCGAACTGTGTACGGGCCACGATCCTGCTGGGAGACGTGGAAGCCGCGGAGCACCGGGATCCGGAAGCGATCCGTACCTGGAAGCGGGTAGAGGAGCAGGACCCGCTGTTTCTGGGTGAGGTTGCGCACCGGATCGCCGATGCGTATCGCCGCCTGAATGACCTGAGTGGCCTGTACGCGTACTTCGAGGGCGCGAAAAACCGAGAGCGGGCGGTGCCCCTGATGCTGGAACTGGCGGACCTGACACGCGACCGCGACGGTATCGATGCAGCCGAGCGCTTTGTAGTGGAATGGCTGAGACGCTATCCCTCGGTGCAGGGATTGAAACGCCTGATCGAGCTGAACATGCTGCAGGCCGAGGGCCGCGCCAGGGAAGATCTGACCCTGCTCAAGGGGATTATTGAAAAGCTCGCCGAGCAACGACAGGGGTATGCCTGTCAGCAGTGTGGCTTCCGCGGGCGTTCCCTGTACTGGATGTGTCCGAGCTGCAACCAGTGGAACACGATCAAGCCGGTGGATGACACGGTGGCGGACACATGA